DNA sequence from the Arthrobacter crystallopoietes genome:
GCATGCCGCCTCCACCGCAGAACTCGCAGTCGGTCTAGTGCTGGCGTCGCTGCGTGGCATCGACAAGGCAGCGCAGGACCAGCTTGAGGGCAGATGGCGTCACGAACGGCGTCTGTCTCTGGCCGATCGGCGGGTTCTCCTCGTGGGGGTTGGCGGGATCGGTGCGGAGATCTCGAAGCGCCTGATCCCTTTCGATGTCGAGCTCACCCGTGTCGGCTCCCAGGCCCGCGACGACAACGAAGGCCACGTACACAGCAAGGACGAACTGATCCAGCTGGCCGCAAATACCGACGTTTTGATCGTCATCACGCCCCTCACCGAAGGGACCCGTGGGCTAATCGGACGAGAAGTGCTGGCCGCGCTCCCGGATGGAGCGCTGTTGGTCAACGTGGCGCGTGGCGGTGTCGTCGATTCCGAGGCCCTGACCGCAGAGGTGGTTTCCGGGCGGATCAGCTGCGCCATAGACGTCTTCGATCCAGAACCGATTCCTGCGACCCACCCGCTATGGCAGGCAGAAAATGCCCTCATCACCCCGCACGTCGGCGGCGACACATCCGCATTCTTTCCGCGGATCGTGCATCTGCTCAAGCGCCAACTGGACGCGCTCGGCACTGGCTCCGAACCGGAGAACCTCGTCCAGCAGGGGACAGACCTGTCCTGACGCCGCTGTTGCAGCGGGCAGTCGGAGGCCACGGAGATCCCGCTGCACAACCTGCTGATGTAGCCGGGCCAGAACCCAAGGCGGCGCCCGGCATCAAAGCCGAGCGCCGCCGTCGTAATTTCCCTTTGCACTTACCCGATGACTGGAGTCTGTGCAGTGACGGGAACATCCGATACGGACTGGACGAATCGCTTGATCCGAGGCTCTGCGTCCGGACCGAAAAGCGACTCCGGCGGACCCTGCTTCACCACGTTCCCGTCCTCCATGAAAACCACCCAGTCCGCAACGTCGCGGGCTAGCTTCATCTCGTGTGTCACGATCACCATGGTCATGCCGTCCCGGGCTAGTTCGGCGATGACCGCAAGGACTTCTGCCACTAGTTCAGGGTCCAACGCCGAAGTTGGCTCGTCGAACAACATGACCGATGGCTTCATGGCCAGAGCGCGGGCGATAGCAATTCTCTGCTGCTGGCCACCCGAGAGCTGGTGCGGGTACTTCTTGGCATGTGCTGCCATGCCAACCTTGCGGAGAAGCTCCATGCCGAATGTTTCGGCTTCGGCTGCCGTCATGAGGTGCAGTTGGACGGGTGCCAGGGTGACGTTCTCCAGCACTGTCTTGTGGGGGAAGAGGTTGAATCTCTGGAACACCATTCCGATGTTGCGGCGCTGCAAAGAAATGTCACGGTCGGAGAGGGCAACAACGCGTCCTTGGGGACCGGCTTTGCAGCCGACAGTCTGGCCGTTGATTTCGATGCTTCCGCCGTCGGCCGGTTCCAGATGGTTCAAGGTACGTACCAAGGTGGTTTTGCCGGAACCTGACGGGCCGATAACCACAACCACCTCGCCTGCGTGGACGTCCATGTCCACACCCTTCAAGACCTGGTTCCCGTGGAAAGACTTGGTGACGCCCTGAGCCTTGACCAGCTTCTCGCCCTCGTGTGGACGGCGCTCGCGACCGCGGACCACCGTTCCCTGGATAGCCACATCGCCATCTCCATGCAGAGCGGGACGGCGGCGGTTCACGTCAAGCCTGCGCTCGAGTAGATCCCGCAACCGGTCGAAAATAGTGACCAGCAGGACGTAGAAGATAGCGACGGCGAACAGCGTTTCCAAGACCATGAAGTTCTGCGTATACAGCCGCTGACCGACAAGAAGGATCTCCTCAAGCGAGATGACACTTGCCAATGAAGTCAGTTTCAGAATTGAGACGAACTCATTACCCAGGGCAGGCAGCGCGATACGGAATGCCTGCGGGATAACCACCTGGCGCTGCACCCGTCCGTACGGCAGTCCCAGCGCCCGCGCCGCTTCCCGTTGGTCAGTGGAAACGGACAGCAGGCCACCTCGGTGAATTTCGGCCATGTAGGCCGCTTCGCTGAGGACCAGGGCGATCAACGCGGCATTGAATGATGAACCGAGGACCACCTGCGTTGCGGGAAAGACCTGCGGGATGTTGTAGGCGAACACCAACAGGACCAGCAGCGGCAGGCTACGGAACAGCCAGACATAGGCACCGGCTGCGGTGGAAAGGACCCTGGACCGGGATTCTTTCATTAGCGCCAGGCCGATGCCGGCGATGTTGGCGATGACCCAAGACAGCAGGCTGAGTGCGACGACGAGGCCGGCTGCCCGCCACAGGTCAGGGTTTGCAAAGAGCGAGAATGTGTATGCCCAGTCGAACGTCATGATTATCCCTGCTTCAGCGAATCTTCGAGGACTTGCGGGTCGACGGGCTCAAGGTTGTATTCCTGGAGGAGCTCATCGTAGGTGCCGGACTCCTTCATGGCTTCGATGCCGGTCTCGAGTGCTTTCTGCATCTCGCTATTGCCCTTTTGCACGGCCAGCCCGACGGCGATCGGATAGATCAATTCAGTACTGGTGATCGTCGCCCGTTCGTTTGACTTTTCCACCACGGTCTTCGCTACTGCGGCATCTGTCATCTGCGCATCCACCTGACCTGCGAGCAGTGCTTGGGTTGCTTCGGGATCCGTCGGGAATTCCTTCACGTTGATGACGGGCTTCCCTGCTTCCTTGCACTTGTCACTTTCGGTGGAAGGAAGCAGTTTGGCGATCACTGTGGCCGTGATGACGCTGACCGTCTTGCCACAGAGATCTTGGGCCGTAACTAGTGGTTCCTCGCCTTGCGGCGCCAGGATGGAATTTCCTGTCTGGAAATACGGCACGAAGTCCACTTCCTTGTCCCGGCCGGCGGAGATGTACAAGGTGGAGGCGATCACGTCATAGCGATCTGCCTTGATGCCAGCGACGATCTGGGCAAAGCGGGTATCGGTGAATTTGGGCTCCAGCCCCAGTTCTGCGGACAGTGCGTTCATAAAGTCGACATCAAAGCCGGCCGGTTTGCCGTCTACGAGCATGTCGTAGGGCGGGTAAGTCAGATCGACCCCGACATTGAGTTGGCCCGGCGTATTGGTTTCGACGCTGCTGGTGCCGGCCGCGGGCGCTGCACTGTTTTCACCTTCCGCGGCGGTGCTGCCACCACCGCAACCGGAGACGAGCAGAGCAAGGGTTGTTGCACCACCGAGGAGACCGGCGAGCTTAGCTGACTTTTTCATGGAAGAACCTTTCTCGGAACTACTCGGAGATATGCGTTTCGGTGCTGTTGGTGCTGTTGTCGCCGCGGTGGAGATCTTGCCTCAGCGGCACCAGCTGTGGACTGCGTTGTCATAGATTTCTATAATTTGGCGGTACTTTGCGAGCTCAACCCACTCATCCGCCCAGCTGTAGGGGGGTGTCCCTGGTCCTACATTCACCGAGGGAATTCCGAATTGCTTCAGGGGCACCATGTCCGTCCAGAACTGGATACCTTGGTAGACCGGCGAGATTCCGGCCTCCTGCACTGCTTTCGCGACAGTCCTGGAGATAGGGGAGTTCTTGTCAATTTCGTAGGGTAACCGGGGTCCGCTGAGCCAATGGTCACTGAATTCTACGATGGCTTCGATACGAGGATCGGAAGCCTTGAGCTCGCTGACCATCTGCTCAACCTGGATCTTGACGTCGTATGGATCTTGGGAGGGCAGGAGCCTAATATCGCAGGTCATCTCGCAGCGGTCCGGCACCTGGTTGTGCTTTGTGCCGCCACGGATAGTGCCGATATTCAGGTTGGGCCCGCCGGGCAGATCCGGATGCGGTTCGTAAGGCATGACTCCTTCGAGCTTCCGCATGGCCGCCAGAATGGGCTCCATGGTTTCAATGGCGTTCAGTCCTAGTTCCTTGGCCGAGGTGTGGGCCTGCTTGCCGAATGTCGTGATCTTCAAGTAGGCGGCGCCCCGATGAACCGTGCCAATTGTGTTGTCCGTCGGCTCACCGCAGATGGCTGCATCAGCGGTGAAGCCAGCCTCCAGTAGGGACCTTGTGCCGACCCCGCCTTCAAAATGGCAGGACACACCTTGGAATATGACGTCGCCCGCGGGGCGCTCGCCCGATGTAGCGATCCTGCGCATCACCGCCAGCGCTGCGGTCGTCGCTGCTTTCATGTCGGCGATGCCTCCGCCGTAGATGCGGCCCTCCTCGATACCGGGGTTGAACGGATCCCGCGTCCAATCGGGGGACATTTCATAAATGTCTAAATGGCCGTTGAGGATCAATGACCTTCCCTTGCCGGTTCCCCGGATGCGGCCGCCAACACTGGGACGCCCCGGCATGGAGTCGACCAGCTCTACGTCGTCGACTCCCCAGGACTCCATCTGGCTACCCATGTACTGGGCCAGTTCCTTCTCCTTGCCCCATGTCGAGTCAATGGAGAGTGTGTCGAAAAGCAGCGCGAGCTCGGGATCATTCATCTTTGCTCCTTGGAGAATCTGTGAGGCGTTCAGTGATTACAACGACTATGCAGTGCGCAGTGCATCGTGTAAAACAGATGTATTCGAAGAAGGGTTTCGGTTTAATCGATGTCTAACGTGAGCTTGAGGCAGCTGGAGTATCTCGTAGCGGCCGCAGAAACCGGCAGCGTGACCGCGGCGGCAACCAAGTTGTATCTATCGCAATCTGCCGTTTCCACGGCTCTGACCGACCTCGAAGAATCCCTTGGGGTGCAGATATTTGTCCGTCATGCCCGCGGCATGTCGCTCACTAGTGTTGGTCAACAGGTCCTGGTGGACGCGCGTCGCTTGCTGGCCGGGGTCGAAGATTTGCGCAACTCAGCCAGGGAGACCAGTGAGTCTCTGTCGGGACGGCTTGTTGTCGGGTGTTACTCCACTTTGGCACCCATCCTGCTGCCCCGCATCATCGCCGACTTTACTGATTCGCATCCGGGCGTAGATCTCAGCTTTATCGAGGGATCGCATTCGGAGCTGGAAGAGAAGTTGCGCAGCGGCTCCTTGGATCTCGCGATCCTGTACGACTATGGTTTCAGCGGTCGCCAGCGCCCACGAGACCTAACCAGCACTGTTATTGAGTCAACGCCGCCCTACGTAATCTTGCCGGAGCACCATAGGCTGACGCAGCGTCCTAGCATAAGCCTGAGCCAGTTGGTGGAAGAGCCGCTGATCCTCTTCGATCTTCCTCCCGGCGGCGACTACTTCCTCTCCTTCTTCCAGGATGAAAACTTATCTCCCAACATCCGCTTCCGGACAACCAGTTTCGAAATGGTGAGGGCCTTGGTTGCCCGTGGTCTTGGTTATTCGATTCTCAGCCAACGCACCAACATCAACATGAGCTATGAAGGCTTGGGATTTGTTGCCCGGGAGCTCGATGGCGGGCACGGAGGACTGAACGTCGGCACTGTCCATTTGACGGGCGTGCGGCTCACCCGGAGGGCCACGGCCTTCATCGACCAGTGCAGGCGTTCCCTTCTGAAATAGGACACCCACCGTTTCCTATGGAAACTTGGGGTTACTAGGTTTCGGTTTTTTCGATGCCTATCGTAGAAAACTTCTGTTGGACACATGGCTCGCAGCCGCCCAATACTGATTGCAGATCACCGCAGCAATCGGAAAAGGAGCATGCGATGTCAACCGAAACCAGAGCAACTTCGGGCCAAACTGCGCCGGCGAGAGCGTATGATCCGTTCATCGCCGCCATGGGCAAGGTGGCTACGGGAGTCACTGTCGTAGCAACGGACGGGCCGGGTGGACGCTATGCGCAGACCGTGAGTGCGATGTGCTCGGTTTCCGCCGATCCGCGGCTTGTACTCGTCTGTATCAACACCCGGAGCCCGATCAATAACGCGATCGCCAAGAACCAGGCGTTCACCGTAAACGTCCTCGGACGTCAGCACGACCATGTTGCCGATACTTTTGCCGGTCGTCCTTGGCCGGGCAAAGAGCCTTGGGACTTCAGCTGCGGGGAATGGACCAATGCTCCTTCAGGATCCCCGCGCATTGCCGATGCCGTGGCCAGCTTCGACTGTGAAATCCACGAATCGGTGGAGGCGGGGACCCACCTTGTGTATATCGGCCATGCCCTCGACATTGAATCCCACGGCGGCGATCCACTGATCTACAGCGCTCAGACATATGCGAAACCGCAGCCCGTGCCGCCCTCAATTTTCCCCGATTATCCAGGATCGGGACCCACCTACGGACCGTACAAGAAAGAGAGCTCCAAATGATCCGCACCGGAGATGAATACCGCGACTCCATCCGCGACGGACGCCAAGTCTGGGTTGACGGTGAGAAAGTCAGCGATGTTACCTCCCACCCAATGTTCAAGCCGATCGTGGATGTCCGGGCGAGGATCTATGATCTGGCCCATGAAGCCGAGACCCAGAAGGTCATGACCTACGCGGATGAGGAAACCGGCGAACTTAATGCGATTGCTAACCGGCTGCCCAAGACGCAGCAGGACTGGATCGACAAGCGGGCCGCTGTGGATCTGGTCCAGCGCGAGGCGGGCGGAGTCGTCACGCGTGTCGGCGACGAGACCATTGGTGAAATGTGGTCGCTTTATGACGGCCAGGATGTGCTGAACGAGGTGGATCCACGGTTCTCCGAGAACATTCGCCGGCATATCTCTCGCTCCATCAAAGCCGACCCATTCCATGTTTCAGCCAACACTGATCCCAAGGGGGACCGTTCCAAGGCCCCGCAGGATCAGGATCCTGACATGCTCCTGCACGTGGTGCGGGAAACCGACAATGGCATCGTGGTTAGAGGCGCCAAGTACGAGACGGCAGCCGCGTACTCCAACCAGGCCTTCACG
Encoded proteins:
- a CDS encoding 2-hydroxyacid dehydrogenase, coding for MSSTAGPIKTITFPDRELLEAVQPLPDGIRATVWDFRDDPVDVDLAEVDAVVLPYLNAQTVLGSLSRAGNLKFVQAQTTGIDGVREAVGANVTVASAAGVHAASTAELAVGLVLASLRGIDKAAQDQLEGRWRHERRLSLADRRVLLVGVGGIGAEISKRLIPFDVELTRVGSQARDDNEGHVHSKDELIQLAANTDVLIVITPLTEGTRGLIGREVLAALPDGALLVNVARGGVVDSEALTAEVVSGRISCAIDVFDPEPIPATHPLWQAENALITPHVGGDTSAFFPRIVHLLKRQLDALGTGSEPENLVQQGTDLS
- a CDS encoding ABC transporter substrate-binding protein, with product MKKSAKLAGLLGGATTLALLVSGCGGGSTAAEGENSAAPAAGTSSVETNTPGQLNVGVDLTYPPYDMLVDGKPAGFDVDFMNALSAELGLEPKFTDTRFAQIVAGIKADRYDVIASTLYISAGRDKEVDFVPYFQTGNSILAPQGEEPLVTAQDLCGKTVSVITATVIAKLLPSTESDKCKEAGKPVINVKEFPTDPEATQALLAGQVDAQMTDAAVAKTVVEKSNERATITSTELIYPIAVGLAVQKGNSEMQKALETGIEAMKESGTYDELLQEYNLEPVDPQVLEDSLKQG
- a CDS encoding M20 family metallopeptidase, producing MNDPELALLFDTLSIDSTWGKEKELAQYMGSQMESWGVDDVELVDSMPGRPSVGGRIRGTGKGRSLILNGHLDIYEMSPDWTRDPFNPGIEEGRIYGGGIADMKAATTAALAVMRRIATSGERPAGDVIFQGVSCHFEGGVGTRSLLEAGFTADAAICGEPTDNTIGTVHRGAAYLKITTFGKQAHTSAKELGLNAIETMEPILAAMRKLEGVMPYEPHPDLPGGPNLNIGTIRGGTKHNQVPDRCEMTCDIRLLPSQDPYDVKIQVEQMVSELKASDPRIEAIVEFSDHWLSGPRLPYEIDKNSPISRTVAKAVQEAGISPVYQGIQFWTDMVPLKQFGIPSVNVGPGTPPYSWADEWVELAKYRQIIEIYDNAVHSWCR
- a CDS encoding LysR family transcriptional regulator, whose product is MSNVSLRQLEYLVAAAETGSVTAAATKLYLSQSAVSTALTDLEESLGVQIFVRHARGMSLTSVGQQVLVDARRLLAGVEDLRNSARETSESLSGRLVVGCYSTLAPILLPRIIADFTDSHPGVDLSFIEGSHSELEEKLRSGSLDLAILYDYGFSGRQRPRDLTSTVIESTPPYVILPEHHRLTQRPSISLSQLVEEPLILFDLPPGGDYFLSFFQDENLSPNIRFRTTSFEMVRALVARGLGYSILSQRTNINMSYEGLGFVARELDGGHGGLNVGTVHLTGVRLTRRATAFIDQCRRSLLK
- a CDS encoding flavin reductase family protein codes for the protein MSTETRATSGQTAPARAYDPFIAAMGKVATGVTVVATDGPGGRYAQTVSAMCSVSADPRLVLVCINTRSPINNAIAKNQAFTVNVLGRQHDHVADTFAGRPWPGKEPWDFSCGEWTNAPSGSPRIADAVASFDCEIHESVEAGTHLVYIGHALDIESHGGDPLIYSAQTYAKPQPVPPSIFPDYPGSGPTYGPYKKESSK